A single genomic interval of Trichosurus vulpecula isolate mTriVul1 chromosome 6, mTriVul1.pri, whole genome shotgun sequence harbors:
- the LOC118854166 gene encoding LOW QUALITY PROTEIN: DNA topoisomerase 1-like (The sequence of the model RefSeq protein was modified relative to this genomic sequence to represent the inferred CDS: deleted 1 base in 1 codon), with the protein MSGDPLHNDSQVDADSRVNDSHKHKDERKDREHQRKEHKDKEKERERSKHSESELKDSSQKKQREKEKTRPKDGSSEKHKDRDKEKQKEEKGKGTGDAKIKEKENGFSKPRPIKDEPHEDGYFASPKGNTKPLKRPREDDDADHKPKKIRTEDIKKVNKQKPEGGEDSKAKIIENKVKKLPKRDNKWKKLKKKEQQKWKWWEEERYPEGIKWKFLEHKGPVFAPPYEPLPKNVKFYYGGKVMKLSPKAEETATFFAKMLDHEYTTKNIFRKNFFKDWRKEMTNKERNNITSLNKCDFNQISQYFTAQSEARKQMSKEEKLKIKEENEKLSQEYGFCVMDNHIERIANFRIEPPGLFQGRGNHPKMGMLKRRIMPEDIIINCSKDAKVPPPPPGHKWKEVRHDNKVTWLVSWTENIQGSIKYIMLNPSSRIKGEKDWQKYETARRLKNCVDKIRNQYRKDWKSKEMKVRQRAVALYFIDKLALRAGNEKEEGETADTVGCCSLRIEHINLHPEMDGQKYMVEFDFPGKDSIRYYNKIPVEKRVFENLQLFMENKNPEDDLFDRLNASILNKHLQDLMEGLTAKVFRTYNASITLQQQLKEFTALDENIRAKIFSYKCANRAVAILCNHQRAPPKTFEKAMLNLQTKINAKKDQLADAQRDLKSAKAEAKVRKDVKSKKVEETKKQAVQRLEEQLMKLEVQATDREENKQIHLGTSKLNYLDPRISVAWCKKWGIPIEKIYNKMQREKFAWAIDMADEDYEF; encoded by the exons ATGAGCGGCGATCCACTGCACAACGACTCCCAGGTCGATGCAGATTCCCGAGTGAATGATTCTCACAAACACAAAGATGAACGCAAAGATCGAGAGCACCAACGAAAAGAGCACAAGGACAAGGAAAAAGAACGGGAAAGGTCCAAACACAGCGAGAGTGAGCTCAAAGATTCCTCccagaagaaacaaagagaaaaggagaaaaccagACCCAAAGATGGCAGTTCAGAAAAACACAAAGATAGAGACaaggagaaacaaaaggaagaaaaagggaaaggcacc ggagatgcaaaaataaaagagaaagaaaatggtttCTCTAAGCCCCGGCCTATTAAAGATGAACCACATGAGGATGGTTATTTTGCTTCACCTAAAGGAAATACCAAACCTTTAAAGAGACCTCGAGAGGATGATGATGCTGATCATAAGCCCAAGAAAATAAGAACAGAAGATATCAAGAAGGTAAACAAGCAGAAACcagagggaggggaggacagcaaagcaaaaataattgaGAACAAAGTTAAGAAACTGCCTAAACGAGATAACAAATGGAAGAAGCTAAAGAAGAAGGAGCAGCAAAAATGGAAATGGTGGGAAGAAGAGCGCTATCCTGAGGGCATCAAGTGGAAATTCCTAGAACATAAAGGCCCTGTGTTTGCACCACCTTATGAGCCTCTGCCAAAAAATGTCAAGTTCTACTATGGTGGTAAAGTCATGAAGTTGAGTCCCAAAGCAGAAGAAACAGCTACATTCTTTGCAAAAATGCTTGACCATGAATACACTACTAAGAATATATTTAGGAAAAATTTCTTCAAggattggagaaaggaaatgacaaataaagagagaaataataTCACTAGTCTTAACAAATGTGACTTCAACCAGATAAGCCAGTACTTCACAGCCCAATCAGAAGCAAGGAAGCAAATGAGCAAGGAAGagaaactgaaaatcaaagaagaaaatgaaaagctaTCGCAAGAATATGGTTTCTGCGTGATGGATAATCACATAGAGAGAATTGCCAACTTCAGGATTGAACCTCCAGGTCTTTTCCAGGGCCGTGGCAACCATCCCAAGATGGGAATGTTGAAAAGACGGATTATGCCTGAAGATATAATTATCAACTGTAGCAAAGATGCCAaggttcctcctcctccccctggacataaatggaaagaagttCGACATGATAACAAAGTTACCTGGCTAGTGTCCTGGACTGAGAATATCCAAGGATCCATCAAGTACATTATGCTGAACCCCAGCTCCCGAATCAAGGGGGAGAAGGACTGGCAGAAGTATGAGACAGCCCGCAGATTGAAGAATTGTGTAGACAAGATCCGGAACCAATACCGAAAAGACTGGAAGTCCAAGGAAATGAAAGTCCGACAGAGGGCTGTAGCATTATACTTCATTGACAAGCTTGCTCTGAGAGCTGGtaatgagaaggaagaaggggagacagCTGATACTGTGGGCTGCTGTTCCCTTCGAATAGAGCACATTAACTTACATCCTGAGATGGATGGCCAAAAATACATGGTTGAGTTTGATTTCCCTGGGAAGGATTCCATCCGATACTACAACAAGATCCCTGTTGAGAAGAGGGTTTTTGAGAACCTTCAGCTTTTTATGGAGAACAAGAATCCTGAGGATGATCTTTTTGACAGATTAAATGCCAGTATCCTCAACAAACACCTTCAAGATCTCATGGAGGGCTTGACAGCCAAAGTCTTCCGTACCTATAATGCCTCCATCACACTACAGCAGCAGCTAAAGGAGTTCACTGCCCTGGATGAAAATATCCGAGCAAAGATCTTTTCTTATAAATGTGCCAACAGAGCTGTTGCGATTCTGTGTAACCATCAGAGGGCACCACCAAAGACTTTTGAGAAGGCTATGCTGAATCTGCAGACTAAGATTAATGCCAAGAAGGACCAGTTAGCTGATGCCCAAAGAGATCTGAAAAGTGCCAAAGCTGAGGCCAAGGTCCGAAAGGATGTCAAATCTAAAAAGGTGGAAGAGACTAAGAAGCAAGCTGTGCAGAGACTGGAGGAGCAGTTGATGAAACTGGAGGTTCAGGccacagacagagaggagaacaAACAGATTCACTTGGGAACCTCCAAACTCAACTATTTAGATCCCAGGATCTCAGTTGCTTGGTGTAAGAAGTGGGGGATCCCGATTGAGAAAATCTATAACAAAATGCAGCGAGAGAAGTTTGCCTGGGCCATTGATATGGCCGATGAAGACTATGAATTTTAG